In a genomic window of Pseudomonadota bacterium:
- a CDS encoding efflux RND transporter periplasmic adaptor subunit produces the protein MKQLKKLITKALLAGTALCFVLFLLSCGKQDEQKKGGKGGGRAAPVEVVAIEHGPITLFRTFNGSLEPRAEFVAAPKVGGRVERLAVKLADTVQNGQIIAELDNDEYIQAVAQARADLAVANANMVEAKSALTIAAREFERVETLKKRGVASESQYDEAMANQSAKQAQLEVAKAQVTRAEAFLETANIRLSYTKVTANWSGSDNPRVVAERYVDEGHTVSANAALLLIVELNPITGIIFVTEKDYARLQPGQTAQLSTDAFPGETFEGRIARISPVFRRETRQARVELTIDNPKLRLKPGMFIRATVKLDSEMDATIVSEAALTSRNDHTGIFVVNEGKMTVSWRPVQVGIRQGDRVQVMGEGLTGRVVSLGHQLIDDGSTIIISESVSENKPEKAATP, from the coding sequence ATGAAACAGTTAAAAAAGCTCATCACCAAGGCCCTGCTGGCCGGAACAGCACTCTGCTTCGTCCTGTTTCTTTTGTCCTGCGGAAAGCAGGATGAACAGAAAAAAGGCGGCAAGGGCGGCGGTCGTGCCGCCCCGGTGGAAGTGGTGGCCATAGAGCATGGCCCCATCACCCTGTTCCGGACATTTAACGGCAGCCTGGAACCCCGGGCCGAGTTTGTGGCGGCCCCGAAAGTCGGCGGCCGGGTGGAGCGGTTGGCGGTAAAGCTTGCCGACACCGTGCAAAACGGCCAGATTATTGCCGAACTGGACAATGATGAATATATCCAGGCCGTGGCCCAGGCCAGGGCAGACCTGGCGGTTGCCAACGCCAATATGGTGGAAGCGAAAAGCGCTCTGACAATCGCCGCCCGGGAATTTGAGCGGGTGGAAACTCTCAAAAAACGCGGTGTCGCCTCTGAATCCCAGTATGACGAGGCCATGGCAAACCAGTCGGCCAAACAGGCGCAGCTTGAGGTTGCCAAGGCACAGGTGACCAGGGCCGAGGCCTTTCTGGAAACCGCCAATATTCGACTGAGCTATACCAAAGTTACCGCCAACTGGTCCGGCAGTGACAACCCCCGGGTGGTGGCGGAACGCTATGTTGATGAAGGACACACGGTATCTGCCAATGCCGCTCTGCTGCTCATTGTTGAGCTGAACCCGATTACCGGCATCATCTTCGTCACGGAAAAGGATTACGCCCGTCTGCAGCCCGGCCAGACCGCCCAGCTCAGCACCGATGCCTTTCCCGGGGAAACCTTTGAAGGCCGCATCGCCCGGATCTCGCCGGTGTTCCGCCGGGAAACCCGGCAGGCCCGGGTTGAACTTACCATTGACAATCCGAAGCTCCGCCTGAAGCCGGGCATGTTTATTCGCGCCACAGTAAAACTGGACAGTGAAATGGATGCAACGATTGTTTCCGAAGCCGCCCTGACCTCCCGCAACGATCACACCGGCATTTTTGTGGTCAACGAGGGAAAAATGACAGTCTCGTGGCGTCCCGTCCAGGTCGGCATCCGCCAGGGAGACCGCGTCCAGGTTATGGGCGAAGGACTCACCGGCCGGGTGGTTTCCCTGGGCCATCAGCTCATCGATGACGGCTCGACAATTATCATTTCTGAATCCGTTTCCGAAAACAAACCGGAAAAAGCCGCCACCCCATGA